The Mycolicibacterium mucogenicum DSM 44124 genomic sequence AATTGGCCAACCCGTGGGCGGCCGCGTTCTCGTCGGCGGTGTCATTCACCATCGGCGCGTTGCTGCCGTTGGTGGCGATCCTGCTGCCGCCGACGACGCTCCGCGTCCCGGTCACCATGTTCGCGGTGCTGCTGGCGTTGGCGATCACGGGCGTGGTGTCGGCCCGGCTCGGTGGTGCGCCGGTCGGCAAGGCCGTGGCACGCAACGTCATCGGTGGTGCCCTCGCGCTGGGCGCAACCTATCTGGTCGGCCATCTCGTCGGCGGCGTGGTGGCCTGAGACCGGCTGGCCTGCGCCGCCTGAGCCGGCTGCCCCGCGCCGCCTGAGCCGGCTGCCCCGCCTGCGCCGCCTGAGCCGGCTGCCCCGCCTGCGCCGCCTGAGCCGGCTGCCCTGCCCGCCGGTCGGTCTGCCCGCCGCCTGAGTTCGGCCGACCCGTACCGCCTGCGACCGGCCGCCCTTGCTTGCGTCGTCGGCGCGTCGGCCCGCGGCGTGTCAGCTCTCCTGCGGCACATGTGATTTGGGCCGGTCAACTTTCCTTGACGGTCAAGGAAAGCTGACCGGCCCAGATCGAACATGCCCCGGAGGACAGGTGCTCGTCCACAGAAGTTGTCGGTGCCCGGTCGCATACTTCCCCAATATCTCTGGGGAGGGACAAGCATGGGTGGACCGAGTGATGACCCGTACATGCGTGAGCTGGGTCGTCGTGCGCTGGTGAATCTCCTGGGCGAGGAGGGTGCCTACCGTGCCCTCAATGGCCTCGATGACGACTTGCCCGACGATGACGTGTTCGAGGAGCGCGAACCCGAACCCGATCCGGTGTTGGCAGATTTCTACAGTGGAAACAGCTTGCGCGCGTTAGCCGAAGCGCGCGACGGGTTGGAGGCCGCGAAGGAGCGCTACGACCAGGCCGTCTTTCAAGCTCGAGCTGCTGGGTGGACGTGGCCCGAGATAGCGAGGGTTCTCGGCGTTTCCAAGCAGGCGCTGCACAGCCGGTTCCGTGCCCGGGCCGGATGAACGGGGGCCGGGCCCGGTCGAACTGCCTCTCTACACAACTCTCACCGGGACCGGTCAACTTGCCTTGACCGTCAAGGCAAGTTGACCGCTCCAGATCGCATGTGCCAAGGGAGAGAGGCGTCCGCCGGGCGACCCGCTCCGCTGAAACCCGGGCGACCCGCTCCACGGAACCCGGGCGAGCGCGATGGGCGCCATCCCCGTCGCCCTCGTCGCCTGACCCTGCTCCCGATCACGCGCGTTCCCCCGGCTCATTGAGGAACCGCGCGATCACCGGCGCCAACTCGCCGGCGTTGGTGATGAGGTCGACGTGCCCGCCGGAATGCAGATGCAGATGCGAGTGCGGCAGTAGGAAATTCATGATGCGTGCGTTGGCCACCGGGATGATCGGGTCGTCGGTGCCCGCCACGATCAGGGTCTCCTGCCGGACCGCCGGCAGCGCGTGGATGCTCGTCCACACCGCGCCGGCCATCAATTGATGAAGGTAACCGATTTTCGAACCGGCATGCAGCTGCTGCGGGAACAGCTTGGCGACGTCGTCGCCGTGCTGCCGGACGGTACCGCCGTAGAGTTCCCCGGCGATCGAGGCGGCGTACGAGGTGTTCGAGAACCGTTTCGGCGTCACCATTTTCGCCAGCACCCGCGGATGTCCGGGCACCATCACGGCCCCCGTCCCGGTGGCCACGAGGACCAGCCGCCGGCAGCGCCGGGGGTTCTGGAAGGCGAACTGCTGTGCCAGCGCCCCACCCCACGACAGACCGAGGATGTCGACGACCGTGAACCCCAGCTTGTTCAGCAGCCGGCCCAGAACCCAGGCCAGGTAGGGAAAGCCGTAGGGCGCGAACGAGGTTGGTGATCCGCCGGTGCCGGGGACGTCGAACCGGATCACGGTGCCCGGCAGGTGCTCGACGAAGGGGTCGAGCACTTCGAGGCTGGCGCCGATGCCGTTGCACAGCACCAGCGGAACCACGCTCGGGTCGGTGCCATGGTCGATCCGGACCCGAAGTCGCTGGCCGCCGACCGACAGGTAGCGCTCGGTGACCGTCATTTCTGCAGCACGTACGTGCCGGGCGCCGGGCCGGTGGCGATGAAGCCCTCGGCGCCCAGCGTCTTCGGGGCGTCGACGTCGTCGCCGCTGCGCTCGGCCAGCCACGCGACGTAGTCGGGCCACCAAGAGTCACTGGACTTTTCGGCCTCGGTCAGCCATTCCTCCGGCGTTCCGTCGGTCACCTGGGCGATCCGGTACGACGCCTTCGGGTTCCCCGGCGGGTTGACCAGCGCGGCGATGTGGCCACTGGTGGACAACACGTAGCGATTGTCCTTGCTGCCCAACAACTTCGCGCTGCGGTAGGTGGCCTGCCACGGTGAGATGTGGTCGGCGATGCCGCCGATGACGTAGGCGTCGCACGTGATCTTGGACAGGTCGACGGGCGTGCCGAGCATGCTCACCGCGCCGGGCGTGACGAGCGAATTGTTCAGGCCCATCAGCACCATGTCGCGGTGCAGCGCGGCCGCCATGCGGGTGGTGTCGGCGTTCCAGAACAAGACGTCGAACGCCGCCGGGCTGCGGCCCTGTACGTAGTTGTTCACCCAGTAGCGCCAGACCAGATCGGTCGGGCGCAGCCACGCGAACATCTCGGCCATGGCCTTGCCGTCCAGATAGCCCTTCTTTGCGGAGGTCGCGATCGCGGCCTGGGCGGCCCGGTCACTCATTGCGGCAGAGGCGAATCCGGCGCGGTCTTGATCCAGCACCGTCACCGCGAGGGTGAGGCTGGCGACCTTGTCGCCGTCACCGGTCTCGGCCAGGTGCGCCGCGGTCATGGCCGTGATGATGCCGCCCGAGCAGCTCGCCATCAGGTGGGCGCCGGCTGCGCCGGTGATGGCCCGCACCGCGTCGATGGCTTCGATGATCGCCGCCCCGTAGGCGTTGATGTCCCAATCCTTTTGCCGGGCTTGTGGATTGCGCCACGAGATGGCAAAAACCTGCTGGCCCTGCTGCACGAAGTACTCGATCATGCTGCGGCCGGGGGCGATGTCCATGATGTAGTACTTGTTGATCACCGGCGGCACCATCAACAGCGGCACCGCATGCACCGTCGGGGTCTGCGGCGCGTACTGGATCAGCTCGAACATCCGGGTCTGCAGCACCACGGCGCCCTTGGTGACGGCGACCGTCTCGCCGACGGTGTAGGCGTCCGGCTCGACCATGGCAGGCACCCGTGGTGACGACATGATGTCGCGGGCAAAGGCTTTCAGGCCGCGGACGGCGCTGAGGCCACCGGTGTCGATCATCGCTTTCCAGCCCAGCGGGCTGATCAACGGGTTGTTGGTGGGGGCCAGACCTTCGATGGCGTTGTCGAACACGAACCGCATCTGTGCTTCGTCGCGCCAGTCCAGGTCGGCGTCGGCGAAGAGCTTCTCGGCGGTGTCCGACACGGCCAGGTAGCCCTGCATGATCCGGTGCAGTAGCGGATTCTGTTGCCACGCAGTATCACTGAAGCGCTTGTCGGCGCGCTGCGGGGCCCGGTCGGAGTCGCCGGTGGCGATGTCGCCGAGCTCGTGGGCCAGTTCCTTGCCGCGGTCGAGCACGGTGCCGGGCTGCTTGGCCAGGCTGGCGGCCATCCGGGCCCAGGCCTGGTTCGGCATCATGCGGCGGGCGAACGGCTTGGTGGCGCTGGTCAGCAGCATGTCCAGGGGTGCGGCGAGTTCGGAGGGTTGCAGCGTAGATGTGTGAGCCATCTCAGTCCTTTGAATCGTTTGTGGGGATGGTGATTTCGCGACGGAGGAGCTTCCCGGTCGGGCCCTTGGGCAGGTCGTCGAGGAACCAGATGCGTCGCGGGTACTTGTAGGCGGCCACCTGGCTCTTGACGAACTCGCGGAGTTCGTCGGCGGCGACCTCGAGGCCCGGCTTGAGGCTGACGGCGGCGCCGACCTCCTCGCCGAGCGAGTCGTGCGGGATGCCCACGACGGCCGCCTCGGCGACGGCGGGGTGGGTGTAGAGCACCTCTTCGATCTCGCGGGGGTAGACGTTGAAACCGCCGCGGATGATGAGCGCCTTCTTGCGATCGACGATGTAGTAGTAGCCGTCCTCATCGGTCCGGGCGATGTCGCCGGTGGCGAACCAACCGTCGGCGTTGATGGCTTCGGCGGTGGCCGCAGGCAGGTTCCAGTAGCCCTTCATGACGTTGTGCCCGCGGATCTGGATTTCACCGGGCTCGCCCGGCGCCACCTCGGCGCCGTCGTTGTCGACGACGCGCATCTCGACGCCCTCGACCGGGGTACCGATCGACCCGGGCTTGCGCGGGCGGTCCGGATGGTTGAACGCCGCCACCGGCGAGGTCTCGGACAGTCCGTAGCCCTCCAAGACCGGGCAGTCGAAGGTCTTCTCGAAGTCCTGCAGCACCTGCACCGGAATCGCGGCGCCGCCCGAGACGGCGATCCGCAGCGTGTCCGTCGACGCCGTACCGGCCGCGGCCAGGAGCGCCGAGTACATCGTCGGGACGCCCTCGAAGATGGTGACGCCGTCACGCTCGATCAGCTCCAGGGTCCGGGCCGGATCGAAGCGGGGCAGCAGGCTCAGGGTCGCGCCGGCCAGCACCGCCGAGTTCAGGCCGCAGGTCAGACCGAACACGTGAAACAGCGGCAGGCAGCCCATCACCACGTCGTCGGGCCCGATGTTCAGCAGCGTCCGCACGCAGACGTCGGCGTTGCGGCCCAGGCCGCCGTGGGTCAGTTCGGCGCCCTTGGGCTTGCCCGTCGTACCCGACGTGTGGAGGACGACGGCGGTGTCGTCGTCCGCGCGGTTGACCGGGACCGGTTGTGCCGCGAGTCCGTCGATCAGCGCCACCAACCCGGCGTCGTCGACCACCCAGCAGCCCGCGCCCGCCGCCTCGGCGCCGGCCTGTGCCTCACCGGCGAAGGCCGGGGGTGCGAACAGCGCCCTGGCCGTCGTGTTGGAGAGGTAGAACTCGATCTCCGGGGCCTTGAGCAGCGGGTTCATCGGCACCGCGACGGCGCCGGCGTAGAGAATGCCGTAGAACGCGGCGGCGAAGGCCGGACCGTTCGGCAGCATGACGCCCACCCGGTCACCCGGTTCGATGCCGGACTGCCGCAGCAGCGTGGCGACGCGGGCGGCGGCGTCGTCGAACTGGGCGTAGGTGTAGGTCTGGTCGTCACAGCGGAGGGCGACGCTGTCGGGGCGACGGGTCCGGCTGGCGACGAGGTTCTGGGCGAGGTTGGTCATGCCTTCAAGCGTGATTCGGCGCGGCTCCGGAGGCGATGGTGGCGGGAACAACAGTGACCACCGCCAAATGTGACCGGCCACAATCGGCACCTCACCTAAGGTTGGCTGATGGCCGGGGTCGACGAGCACATGCGGGAACTCAGCCAGATCATGCTGACGCGTGTGGAGGCGCTCGGCGAGCAACTGGCCGACCGCATCTACAGCCGCATCGACGGCTACCGCGCCACGCCCGCGGCGCGCGAGAACGTGCGCGAAAGTTGCGTCGCCAACATGACTTTCGTGTTCCACACCCTCTGCAACGACGGCGAGGCGGACCTGTCGCCGGCGGAAGCGACCGGCCGGCAGCGGGCCGTCGAGGGCATTCCGCTGGCCGCGGTGATGACCGCCTATCGCATCGGGTTCCGGTACATGTGGGAGAGCAGCGTCGCCGCCGCGCGGGAGGCCGGCATCCCGACCGAGTCCATCCTGGAGGCCAGCGCGCGCATCTTCCTCAGCCAGGACGAGTTCACCCAGGCGATGACCGGCGCCTACCGGGAGGAGCTCACCAGCCAGATCATGGACCGGGAAGAGGAACGGTCGGCTCTGGTCGAGGCGGTGCTGCTCGGCCGCATCACCGACAACCAGAGCCTGTGGGAGGCGGCCGATCTGCTGGGCCTGCCGACGACGGGCCCGTATGTGGTTGCGGCGGCCGAGATTCCGGCCATCGGAAAGTTGGGGTTACCCGAGATCGCGAGCAAGCTCGCTGCCCGTGACATCCGGTCGGCCTGGCGCCTGCTGCCCGATCTGCAGGTCGGCGTCGTGCACCTGCGGCAGGACGCGACGTATGACGTGCTGGTCGAGGTGCTGCGCAAGATCGCGACGGCGCGGGTCGGCCTCAGCCCGGCGTTCGCGAGCCTGGCGGAGACCGGTGAAGGGCTGCGTCTGGCCCGGCTGGCGGTGGCCGGGAGGCCGAGCCGTGACGGCTTCGTCTGCGCCTTCGACGACGCGCCGCTGGCGTTCGCCGCCGTCAGCGCGCCGGAGGTGATGAACCGCATCGAGGAGTCGGTGCTCGGCGGGCTCCGTGGGCTGCCCTCCGAGGAGCGGGCGATCCTCTCTCAGACCTTCCAGGCGTGGCTCGACGCCGGCGGATCCGCCAACGAGGCGGCGGCCGCAATCTTCTGTCACCCCAACACAATTCGGCACCGGCTGCACCGCATCGAGGAGCGGACGGGCCGGTCCCTGTCGCGTCCGCGCGACGTCGCCGAGCTGTGTCTGGCCTTCGAGATCAGCCAGCGCCTGCCTGACTAGTTGCACGCGTTGACCGTGCGTCTACGCAGGCGCCTACTCGCAAGAGTTCTGCGCTGGCGCACAGCCAAAAACAGCAGCCCCCGGCGAATGCCGAGGGCTGCTGTTCTAGATGCGGATCAGAAGGACGCTTCGTCCAGCTCCATGGTCTCGTTGTCGATGGACTCGATGACACCGCGGACGCTGGTGAGCAGCGGCAGCATGTTCTTCGCGAAGAACGAGGCCGACGCGATCTTGCCCTCGTAGAACGCACGGTCGTCGCCGGTGGCGCCCTCGTCGAGCGCCTTGATGGCGACCGCGGCCTGCTTCAGCAGCAGCCAGCCGATGACCAGGTCACCGACGGCCAGCAGGAAGCGGACCGAGCCCAGGCCGACCTTGTAGATCGACTTCGGGTCTTCCTGAGCGGCCATCAGGTAGCCGGTCAGGGTGGCAGCCATGCCCTGGACGTCGCCCAGAGCGGTGGCGAGCAGCTCGCGCTCGGCCTTCAGGCGGCCGTTGCCGTCCTGGTTCTTGATCAGCTGCTCGATCTCGCCGGCGACGAAGGCCAGGGCCTGGCCCTTGTCGCGGATGATCTTGCGGAAGAAGAAGTCCTGCGCCTGGATGGCGGTGGTGCCTTCGTACAGCGAGTCGATCTTGGCGTCACGGATGTACTGCTCGACCGGGTAGTCCTGCAGGAAGCCGGAACCACCGAAGGTCTGCAGCGACTCGGTCAGCTTCTCGTAGGCGCGCTCGGAGCCGACACCCTTGACGATCGGGAGCATCAGGTCGTTGACCTTGAAGGCCAGCTCGGCGTCCACACCGTGGACGGCCTTGGCGACCTCGGCGTCCTGGAACGACGCGGTGTACAGGTACACGGCGCGCAGGCCCTCGGCGTAGGACTTCTGGGTCAGCAGCGCCCGGCGAACGTCCGGGTGGTGCATGATCGTGACGCGCGGAGCGGTCTTGTCCATCATCTGGGTCAGGTCAGCACCCTGGATGCGGGTCTTGGCGTACTCGAGAGCGTTCAGGTAGCCGGTCGACAGGGTCGCGATGGCCTTGGTGCCGACCATCATGCGGGCCTGCTCGATGACGTCGAACATCTGCGCAATGCCGTTGTGGACCTCGCCGACGAGCCAACCGACGGCGGGGATGCCGTGCTGGCCGAGGGTCAGCTCACAGGTGGCCGAAACCTTCAGGCCCATCTTGTGCTCGACGTTGGTGACGAAGGCGCCGTTGCGCTCGCCGGGCTCGCCGGTCTCGGGGTCGAAGTGGAACTTCGGCACGAAGAACAGCGACAGACCCTTGGTGCCCGGGCCGGCGCCCTCGGGGCGGGCCAGGACCAGGTGCATGATGTTTTCGAATAGGTCGTCCGAGTCGGCCGAGGTGATGAATCGCTTCACACCGTCGATGTGCCAGGTGCCGTCGGCCTGCTGGGTGGCCTTGGTGCGGCCGGCGCCCACGTCAGAACCGGCGTCGGGCTCGGTCAGCACCATGGTGGCGCCCCAGCCGCGCTCGGCAGCCAGAACGGCCCACTTCTTCTGCTCGTCGGTGCCGTTGTTGTAGAAGATTTCGCACATGCCCGAGCCCATGGCGTACATGTAGGCGGCCGGGTTGGCGCCGAGGACGTGCTCGATGAGGGCCCACTGCAGCGCGCGGGGCATCGGCATGCCGCCGAGCTCTTCTTTCAGGCCGACCTTGTCCCAGCCGCCGTCGAGCAGGGCACGCATCGACTTCTTGAAGGGCTCGGGAAGCTTGACGGTGTGGGTCGCGGGGTCGAAGACCGGCGGGTTGCGGTCGCCGTCGGCGAACGAATCGGCGATCGGGCCCTCGGCCAGGCGCGCGATCTCGTTGAGCATTTCACCGGCGGTGTCGGCGTCCAGGTCGGCGAACTTGCCTTCACCCATCGCCTTGTCTACGCCGAAGACCTCGAACAGGTTGAACACCTGGTCACGGACGTTGCTCTTGTAGTGGCCCACGATTTCTCCTCGATGAGATGGACTGTAGGGGTTGGGTACTCAGGGCTAAGTTACCCACCAGTAACTGGGGCTAACTATACCGCCGGGTAACTTCATCGCAAAGCAGTCAAGAGCAAATTTTTCGCAGCTAACCAACCCAGTGGTTGAACGGGGTGGTTTCGCGACCGGTTTATGGCCGCTGACCTGCAGTTTAGTCCGAATGTGATGTCCGCCACCGGAAACTTCCGGAACTGAGGATGACGTGTCAGTTGGGGCCAATGGGAGCCCTGTTGTGGCGTCTTCGCGGTGGATGCGAAGGCTTACGCCCGCCGTGATCTCAGCCCGGATCGGCGCGGCCCGACGGCAATCCTGGGGGGTGGCTGTGAGGCGGGTCACCATGCCGTGGTTATGTGAGGTATGCGTCGGGTAGCGGTGTGGGGTACAGGCAATATGGGGGCCACGGCGATCCGCTCGGCGGTCGCGTTCCCGGGGCTTGAGCTGACGGCGGTCATCACCTCGAGCGAGGACAAGGCCGGCCGCGATGCGGCGACGTTCGCCAAGCTCGACACCGCGACCGGGAAGGTCGCCACCACCGACATCGACGCGGCCCTCGCGGAGTGCGACGCCGTGGCCTATATGTCTTCCGGAGACATCCGCCCGGAGGAGGCCATCGCCGACATCGAGCGCTGTCTGCGGGCCGGCCGGCACGTCGTGACGCCGTCGCTGTACTCCCTCTATGACCCGGCTTCGGCGCCCGCCGAATGGGTCGAGCGGCTCTCCGACGCGGCGGCCGCCGGCAACGCCTCGCTGCTGGTCTCGGGTGTCGATCCCGGGTGGGGCAACGACGCGCTCGCCGTGACGGCCGCCGGGCTGTGCACCCGGATCAAGACCATCCGGTGCCAGGAAATCTTCGACTACTCGACCTACAACCAGCCCGAAGCGGTGCGCGTGCGCTGCGGTTTCGGCGGATCGATGGACGAGACGCCGCTGATGCTGATCCCGACCATCCCGACCATGGTCTGGGGCGGCAACGTGCGGCTGATCGGCCGCGGGCTCGGTATCGAGATCGACGACATCACCGAGACCTGCGAGCGCCTGCCGCTGACCGAGGCCGTCGAGAACGTCATGGGCCGATTCGAAGCCGGTACCCAGGGCGCCTTCCGGCTGGAGGTCATTGGCTGGTCGCAGGGTGTGCAGCGCGTGATCATCGAACACATCACCCGCATCGACCCGTCCTGCGCGCCGGATTGGCCGCAGCCTGACGAGGGCGTGGGGGATCACCGCGTGATCATCGACGGCGATCCGCAGCTCACGATCGTGGTGCGGGCCGACGTTCCCGGAGGCACCCGCGCCGACGGCGGCAACACCACCGCGGCCAACCGGCTCCTCGGTGCGATCGAGTGGCTCGCGACCCAGAAGCCGGGTATCTACGACGGTCTCGACGTGCCGCTGCACCCGCCGCTACCGGCAGCGGTTGAGGCGACGCGCTGGGCCTGAAGGCTTAGCGGCTGAGTGTGAGGACGGCCGGTAGCAGCGCCGCGATCTGTTCACCCACCGCCTCGAAGGTTTCGAGGTCCCGACCGATCGGATCTGTGATCTCCACCGGCTGGTGTTCGTGCAGGCGGAGGCGTAACGGCGCCAGGTCGGACACCGTGCGCACGCCGTAGGTGGAAGCCAAGAGAGCGGCTTCGCCGAGTGTGAACGTCCGCCGAAGTTGACGCGGCGCGAGTTCGAGTACGGCGGTGCGGTGCGCCGATGTCATCGTCAGGACAAGGTCGGCGTCGGAGGCGATTCGCGGAGTCAGCTGTCGCGCAGCGAAGTTCGTGGGGTCGCCGCCGAGCCCGATGAGGACCTCTGCTGCGAATCGATGGACCGGATGCCCGATCACGGCGTGTATTCCCGCGCTGGCGGCGGTGAAGTCAGGGA encodes the following:
- a CDS encoding protein-tyrosine-phosphatase; translation: MPFTGISWHVKAVRTGLLTFALRLFWEVALRILFVCTGNICRSPTAERLSVGLAAQMGIPDFTAASAGIHAVIGHPVHRFAAEVLIGLGGDPTNFAARQLTPRIASDADLVLTMTSAHRTAVLELAPRQLRRTFTLGEAALLASTYGVRTVSDLAPLRLRLHEHQPVEITDPIGRDLETFEAVGEQIAALLPAVLTLSR
- a CDS encoding dihydrodipicolinate reductase, which translates into the protein MGATAIRSAVAFPGLELTAVITSSEDKAGRDAATFAKLDTATGKVATTDIDAALAECDAVAYMSSGDIRPEEAIADIERCLRAGRHVVTPSLYSLYDPASAPAEWVERLSDAAAAGNASLLVSGVDPGWGNDALAVTAAGLCTRIKTIRCQEIFDYSTYNQPEAVRVRCGFGGSMDETPLMLIPTIPTMVWGGNVRLIGRGLGIEIDDITETCERLPLTEAVENVMGRFEAGTQGAFRLEVIGWSQGVQRVIIEHITRIDPSCAPDWPQPDEGVGDHRVIIDGDPQLTIVVRADVPGGTRADGGNTTAANRLLGAIEWLATQKPGIYDGLDVPLHPPLPAAVEATRWA
- a CDS encoding acyl-CoA dehydrogenase, with the protein product MGHYKSNVRDQVFNLFEVFGVDKAMGEGKFADLDADTAGEMLNEIARLAEGPIADSFADGDRNPPVFDPATHTVKLPEPFKKSMRALLDGGWDKVGLKEELGGMPMPRALQWALIEHVLGANPAAYMYAMGSGMCEIFYNNGTDEQKKWAVLAAERGWGATMVLTEPDAGSDVGAGRTKATQQADGTWHIDGVKRFITSADSDDLFENIMHLVLARPEGAGPGTKGLSLFFVPKFHFDPETGEPGERNGAFVTNVEHKMGLKVSATCELTLGQHGIPAVGWLVGEVHNGIAQMFDVIEQARMMVGTKAIATLSTGYLNALEYAKTRIQGADLTQMMDKTAPRVTIMHHPDVRRALLTQKSYAEGLRAVYLYTASFQDAEVAKAVHGVDAELAFKVNDLMLPIVKGVGSERAYEKLTESLQTFGGSGFLQDYPVEQYIRDAKIDSLYEGTTAIQAQDFFFRKIIRDKGQALAFVAGEIEQLIKNQDGNGRLKAERELLATALGDVQGMAATLTGYLMAAQEDPKSIYKVGLGSVRFLLAVGDLVIGWLLLKQAAVAIKALDEGATGDDRAFYEGKIASASFFAKNMLPLLTSVRGVIESIDNETMELDEASF
- a CDS encoding PHA/PHB synthase family protein, with protein sequence MAHTSTLQPSELAAPLDMLLTSATKPFARRMMPNQAWARMAASLAKQPGTVLDRGKELAHELGDIATGDSDRAPQRADKRFSDTAWQQNPLLHRIMQGYLAVSDTAEKLFADADLDWRDEAQMRFVFDNAIEGLAPTNNPLISPLGWKAMIDTGGLSAVRGLKAFARDIMSSPRVPAMVEPDAYTVGETVAVTKGAVVLQTRMFELIQYAPQTPTVHAVPLLMVPPVINKYYIMDIAPGRSMIEYFVQQGQQVFAISWRNPQARQKDWDINAYGAAIIEAIDAVRAITGAAGAHLMASCSGGIITAMTAAHLAETGDGDKVASLTLAVTVLDQDRAGFASAAMSDRAAQAAIATSAKKGYLDGKAMAEMFAWLRPTDLVWRYWVNNYVQGRSPAAFDVLFWNADTTRMAAALHRDMVLMGLNNSLVTPGAVSMLGTPVDLSKITCDAYVIGGIADHISPWQATYRSAKLLGSKDNRYVLSTSGHIAALVNPPGNPKASYRIAQVTDGTPEEWLTEAEKSSDSWWPDYVAWLAERSGDDVDAPKTLGAEGFIATGPAPGTYVLQK
- the phaZ gene encoding poly(3-hydroxyalkanoate) depolymerase, producing MTVTERYLSVGGQRLRVRIDHGTDPSVVPLVLCNGIGASLEVLDPFVEHLPGTVIRFDVPGTGGSPTSFAPYGFPYLAWVLGRLLNKLGFTVVDILGLSWGGALAQQFAFQNPRRCRRLVLVATGTGAVMVPGHPRVLAKMVTPKRFSNTSYAASIAGELYGGTVRQHGDDVAKLFPQQLHAGSKIGYLHQLMAGAVWTSIHALPAVRQETLIVAGTDDPIIPVANARIMNFLLPHSHLHLHSGGHVDLITNAGELAPVIARFLNEPGERA
- a CDS encoding PucR family transcriptional regulator encodes the protein MAGVDEHMRELSQIMLTRVEALGEQLADRIYSRIDGYRATPAARENVRESCVANMTFVFHTLCNDGEADLSPAEATGRQRAVEGIPLAAVMTAYRIGFRYMWESSVAAAREAGIPTESILEASARIFLSQDEFTQAMTGAYREELTSQIMDREEERSALVEAVLLGRITDNQSLWEAADLLGLPTTGPYVVAAAEIPAIGKLGLPEIASKLAARDIRSAWRLLPDLQVGVVHLRQDATYDVLVEVLRKIATARVGLSPAFASLAETGEGLRLARLAVAGRPSRDGFVCAFDDAPLAFAAVSAPEVMNRIEESVLGGLRGLPSEERAILSQTFQAWLDAGGSANEAAAAIFCHPNTIRHRLHRIEERTGRSLSRPRDVAELCLAFEISQRLPD
- a CDS encoding long-chain-fatty-acid--CoA ligase, yielding MTNLAQNLVASRTRRPDSVALRCDDQTYTYAQFDDAAARVATLLRQSGIEPGDRVGVMLPNGPAFAAAFYGILYAGAVAVPMNPLLKAPEIEFYLSNTTARALFAPPAFAGEAQAGAEAAGAGCWVVDDAGLVALIDGLAAQPVPVNRADDDTAVVLHTSGTTGKPKGAELTHGGLGRNADVCVRTLLNIGPDDVVMGCLPLFHVFGLTCGLNSAVLAGATLSLLPRFDPARTLELIERDGVTIFEGVPTMYSALLAAAGTASTDTLRIAVSGGAAIPVQVLQDFEKTFDCPVLEGYGLSETSPVAAFNHPDRPRKPGSIGTPVEGVEMRVVDNDGAEVAPGEPGEIQIRGHNVMKGYWNLPAATAEAINADGWFATGDIARTDEDGYYYIVDRKKALIIRGGFNVYPREIEEVLYTHPAVAEAAVVGIPHDSLGEEVGAAVSLKPGLEVAADELREFVKSQVAAYKYPRRIWFLDDLPKGPTGKLLRREITIPTNDSKD